From the genome of Miscanthus floridulus cultivar M001 chromosome 10, ASM1932011v1, whole genome shotgun sequence, one region includes:
- the LOC136488001 gene encoding protein ZINC INDUCED FACILITATOR-LIKE 1-like: MADGEVEGGAAAPFLETKPQVYFDGCPGCVMDRRKAENPGIPYRLFFHVWIIIFVSCLPVSFLYPFVYFMVRDLHTTTREEDIGFYAGFVGASYMLGRALTSTAWGMVADRIGRKLVIILGIFSVVVFNTLFGLSVHYWMALVTRFLLGSLNGFLGPIKAYVVEVCRVEHQAIGLSLVSTAWATALVIGPAIGGYLAQVPERKYPKLFDANSLFGRFPYLLPCLCVSIFCFIILISCIWLPETLHKHKRDDKEGREARYSNVRLTCFEESFEQDSSSTKGKNLFKNWPLMSSIIHYCIISFDDSAYSEVQPKELLESFTCYQTKY, from the exons atggccgacggtgaggtcgaGGGCGGGGCAGCGGCGCCGTTTTTGGAGACGAAGCCCCAGGTGTACTTCGACGGGTGccccggttgcgtcatggaccgGAGGAAGGCAGAGAACCCAGGGATCCCGTACAGGCTCTTCTTCCATGTCTGGATCATCATCTTCGTCTCCT GTTTACCAGTATCATTTTTGTATCCCTTCGTATATTTCATG GTAAGAGATTTGCACACTACTACAAGAGAAGAAGATATTGGATTTTATGCCGGATTTGTGG gtGCATCATACATGCTTGGTCGAGCTTTGACTTCCACTGCTTGGGGAATGGTAGCTGACCGTATTGGGAGGAAGCTAGTTATCATTCTTGGAATTTTCTCTGT GGTTGTGTTTAACACTTTGTTCGGACTAAGTGTGCACTATTGGATGGCTCTTGTAACACGATTTCTTCTTGGTTCTTTAAATGGTTTCCTTGGCCCAATAAAA GCATATGTTGTTGAAGTTTGTCGAGTCGAGCATCAAGCTATTGGATTGTCACTC GTTAGTACAGCATGGGCAACAGCTCTTGTCATTGGGCCAGCTATCGGTGGATATCTTGCACAGGTACCAGAAAG AAAATATCCTAAGTTGTTTGATGCCAACTCATTATTTGGGAG GTTCCCTTATTTGTTACCTTGTTTATGTGTGTCGATATTTTGCTTTATTATTCTCATAAGCTGCATATGGCTCCCG GAGACATTACACAAACACAAACGAGATGACAAGGAAGGACGAGAAGCTAGATATTCCAATGTTCGATTGACTTGTTTTGAAGAATCTTTTGAGCAAGATAGTAGCTCAACTAAAGGGAAAAACTTATTTAAGAATTGGCCACTGATGTCATCTATTATCCATTATTGTATCATCTCCTTTGATGATTCAGCATATTCAGAG GTGCAACCAAAAGAATTACTAGAATCCTTCACATGTTATCAAACTAAGTACTAA